In the genome of Triticum urartu cultivar G1812 chromosome 5, Tu2.1, whole genome shotgun sequence, one region contains:
- the LOC125507743 gene encoding kinesin-like protein KIN-12C, whose product MEMLRRNLKRQTSRARSLSPLSVASPADDQENLHPNLAAAPPSPAGKPSTPPPGPSKPVPVPQPAAAPTQQRPVDDEPAVKVVVRVRPAVSLPVDGKDLFFVRKTSPDSIAVGDRAFAVDGFLDDRASQEDAFHLVGVPMIHSALAGFNTSLVCYGQSGTGKTYTMWGPLAAMFDNRSDRADRGIVPRFFQNLFSQIQGNEESSPEKHTSYQCRCSFLEVFNEQINDLLDPSQRNLQIRETTGNGVHVENLTEEYVSTVEDVNQILMKGLTKRKIGVDSMNLKNSRSHVIFTCVIEAWSKDLSSNGFSSSKTSKITFVDLAGVDIDESDGAGKNITREERYVKKSLSNLGKLVNILSEEPKPQEDELPYSQSRLTHVLKDTLGGNSRATFLCSISSEHRCRSETLSTLRFGERTKLMPNKAVVNEISEDDVNGLSDQIRQLKDELVRTKSGEHATSETGYLNAQIARASLHSLRVSLNRSIILPLIEVETDDEMDVDEDDVHELRDQISKIHSSSEDTLDDFMDAESGEDSPIPWEHDDQVVIDDSEGPLQEEPQKMHSNTNADHDQVSHRKSVLSISASEQLSPIQDAMFCSSPKIHKARRSIASPGFSPSKLGESSPGEADLETYRKSAVRSSLQSSKLSPTDSLAASLQRGLHIIEYHQQNPPAPRKSFVGLSFDHFALNPRQSAKASSALEALPEGDASSASTICSSCKKAMDTNEDHLEDINSEKQIVTATAVTSNDLANASLQDGDISSTTGSKRVAELEALCEEQGAKIKELSNLIGQQKKGPEDVMPMRELTAEQCEDSKMPLDVNEREALEGEIQRLKDQVKLLTDGSTANDSLLDQIRNGSTDQEYELEKERQKWTESESKWISLTEELRVDLESSRRHAEKTEAELRDEKKCTEELDDALQRAIYGHARIIEHYVELQELYNDLLERHRGVMGGIAEVKRAAARAGKKGCGTAFAAALAAELSMVRIDREKERAQLREQNRRLRVQLRDTAEAVHAAGELLVRLREAEEASTQEKERSAAMLQENQKLKKQLEKTRKKHEVEIETMKHYLAESRLPESALEGFYRSEDAPREYSHAPRESSTVQDDDQSWRSAFKSEFE is encoded by the exons ATGGAGATGCTGCGGCGGAACCTCAAGCGCCAGACCTCGCGCGCGCGGTCCCTCTCCCCGCTCTCCGTCGCCTCccccgccgacgaccaggagAACCTCCACCCcaacctcgccgccgccccgccctccccgGCCGGCAAACCCTCCACGCCGCCGCCGGGCCCGTCCAAGCCCGTCCCCGTTCCCCAGCCGGCGGCCGCGCCCACCCAGCAGCGGCCGGTCGACGACGAGCCCGCCGTCAAG GTCGTGGTGCGGGTGCGGCCGGCGGTCAGCCTGCCGGTGGACGGCAAGGACCTCTTCTTCGTGCGCAAGACCTCCCCCGACTCCATCGCCGTCGGCGACCGCGCCTTTGCCGTTGACGGCTTCCTCGACGACAGGGCTTCCCAG GAGGATGCGTTCCATCTGGTGGGTGTGCCCATGATCCACAGCGCCCTCGCCGGATTCAACACCTCCCTCGTCTGCTACGGCCAG AGTGGCACAGGGAAGACATACACCATGTGGGGCCCCCTCGCCGCCATGTTCGACAACCGCTCCGACCGGGCCGACCGGGGGATCGTGCCTCGCTTCTTCCAGAACCTCTTCTCCCAAATCCAAGGC AACGAAGAGAGCTCCCCTGAGAAGCACACAAGTTACCAGTGCCGGTGCTCCTTTCTCGAG GTATTTAATGAGCAGATCAATGACCTGCTTGATCCATCTCAACGTAATCTTCAG ATAAGAGAGACCACTGGCAATGGTGTCCATGTCGAAAACTTGACCGAGGAGTATGTATCGACAGTCGAGGATGTAAATCAGATCTTGATGAAG GGCCTGACAAAAAGAAAAATTGGCGTTGATAGTATGAACTTGAAAAATTCACGTTCTCACGTGATATTCACTTGTGTCATTGAAGCTTGGAGCAAG GATTTGTCATCAAATGGCTTTAGTAGTTCAAAAACTAGCAAAATTACCTTTGTTGATCTAGCTGGTGTtgatattgatgaaagtgatggcGCTGGCAAGAACATTACACGAGAGGAAAGATACGTTAAGAAGTCTCTCTCAAACCTCGG GAAACTAGTCAATATTCTTTCAGAAGAACCAAAGCCCCAGGAAGATGAATTGCCATACAGCCAGTCCCGTTTGACACATGTGCTGAAGGATACGCTAGGCGGCAATTCAAGGGCTACATTTTTGTGTTCCATTTCTTCAGAGCACAG ATGCAGGTCTGAGACTTTAAGCACGCTAAGGTTTGGTGAGCGAACAAAGCTCATGCCGAACAAAGCTGTGGTAAATGAGATATCAGAAGATGATGTTAATGGTCTGAGTGATCAGATCCGTCAGCTGAAG GATGAACTTGTAAGAACCAAGTCTGGAGAGCACGCAACATCTGAGACTGGATACCTCAATGCACAAATTGCTCGAGCGAGCTTGCACAGTTTGCGTGTGAGCCTCAATCGCTCTATAATTTTGCCCCTTATTGAAGTTGAGACAGATGATGAAATGGATGTGGATGAAGATGATGTGCATGAACTGCGTGATCAGATTAGCAAGATTCATTCTTCATCTGAAGACACTCTTGATGACTTCATGGATGCAGAGAGTGGAGAGGACAGTCCAATACCATGGGAACATGATGATCAGGTTGTCATAGATGACAGTGAAGGCCCACTTCAGGAAGAGCCCCAGAAAATGCACAGCAATACAAATGCTGATCATGACCAGGTTTCTCACAGGAAATCTGTTCTATCAATTAGTGCTTCCGAACAGCTGAGCCCAATCCAAGACGCGATGTTCTGCTCTTCTCCAAAGATCCACAAGGCAAGAAGGAGCATTGCGTCGCCAGGGTTCTCTCCGAGCAAGCTTGGTGAATCCAGCCCAGGAGAAGCCGATTTGGAAACATATAGGAAGAGTGCAGTGCGTTCCTCCTTACAATCGAGCAAGCTTAGTCCCACTGACTCGCTGGCCGCAAGTCTCCAACGGGGCCTGCACATTATAGAGTATCATCAGCAGAATCCTCCAGCACCACGAAAATCGTTTGTTGGCCTTTCATTTGACCATTTTGCACTGAACCCCCGCCAGTCAGCAAAAGCAAGTTCAGCCCTTGAGGCATTACCGGAGGGGGACGCCAGTTCGGCTTCTACCATTTGCTCATCCTGCAAGAAAGCAATGGATACAAATGAGGACCATTTAGAGGACATCAACTCAGAGAAGCAGATTGTAACGGCGACTGCTGTCACATCCAATGACTTGGCTAATGCTTCCCTCCAG GACGGTGATATCTCTTCGACTACTGGCTCTAAGAGAGTGGCTGAGCTTGAAGCTTTATGTGAAGAACAGGGAGCTAAGATCAAGGAGTTGAGCAACTTG ATTGGGCAACAAAAGAAGGGACCAGAAGATGTTATGCCTATGAGGGAACTAACTGCTGAACAATGTGAGGATAGCAAAATGCCACTCGATGTGAATGAGAGGGAAGCACTTGAAGGCGAGATCCAGAGGCTGAAGGACCAAGTAAAGCTTCTCACGGACGGATCAACAGCAAACGACAGCCTTCTGGATCAGATAAGGAACGGCAGCACGGACCAGGAGTACGAGCTGGAGAAAGAGCGGCAAAAATGGACGGAGTCCGAGAGCAAATGGATATCTCTCACCGAGGAGCTGAGGGTGGACCTGGAGTCGAGCCGGAGGCACGCGGAGAAGACGGAGGCGGAGCTCCGGGACGAGAAGAAGTGCACGGAGGAGCTGGACGACGCCCTCCAGCGGGCCATCTACGGCCACGCCAGGATCATCGAGCACTACGTGGAGCTCCAGGAGCTGTACAACGACCTCCTCGAGCGGCACCGCGGCGTCATGGGGGGCATCGCGGAGGTGAAGAGGGCGGCCGCCAGGGCCGGCAAGAAGGGCTGCGGCACGGCCttcgccgccgccctcgccgcggaGCTGTCGATGGTGAGGATCGACCGGGAGAAGGAGCGGGCGCAGCTCAGGGAGCAGAACAGGAGGCTACGCGTCCAGCTCCGGGACACCGCGGAGGCGGTGCATGCCGCCGGTGAGCTGCTCGTGAGGCTCAGGGAAGCCGAGGAGGCGTCCACGCAAGAGAAG GAGAGGAGTGCCGCCATGCTGCAGGAGAACCAGAAGCTCAAGAAGCAGCTGGAGAAGACGAGGAAGAAGCACGAGGTGGAGATCGAGACGATGAAGCACTACCTGGCGGAGAGCCGGCTGCCGGAGTCGGCCCTGGAGGGGTTCTACCGCAGCGAGGATGCGCCCAGGGAGTACAGCCATGCTCCCAGGGAGTCGTCCACTGTCCAAGACGACGATCAGTCCTGGCGTTCTGCGTTCAAGTCTGAATTCGAATGA